The Streptomyces sp. NBC_01463 DNA window TTGACCGCTTCAGGACGCGGCTGGGACGCCAGGGCCTGCTCGACCTCCTGGCCGAGGACATCGAGGAAGGCAACGCCTTCCTGCGCGAGAGCGCCCGCACGTCCGAAGGGAAGTTCAAGCCCGGCACGACGGTGCTCACCACACAGGGACTCACCTCGGGCGTGTTCCTGGACTGGATGGACAAGGCGTTCAACGGCGACGAGCGCCCCCTTCTCGCGGCCCACCCCGAGCACTACGTGATGGGCACCGATTCCATCGGAGCGCGCGTGGTGGAGAACATCGGCCCCCACGTCGCCGACTTCTACATGGGTGGCTGGGGAACGGCAGCCCTGGCCTGGGCCACGGACGCGGAGGAGCTCCTCCCGGAGGCCGAGTTCCCGCGCAAGATGTCCTCGAATCTCTTCCTGGCCGACGGCACGGTCGTCGGGCGGGCACTGATCCAGTTCGGTGACACCGCCGAAGGCTTCACGGCGAACCTGACGGTGTACTTCCCCATCACGTGCCCGGACGAGGTCCTGGAGCACCACCTTCGGCACTACGCCGTCGAGTTCAGGAACTGGATCGTCGCCGCAGCGGCTGCCGCCGCCTGAGGAAGCGCGTCCCAGGCGGAGCCGGGGCGGCCCGGCACACCGGCGAAGGGATCTCCACGCGAGGAGATCCCTTCGCGTACCGCCTCTCGGTCCTCTCGGACACGGACCCGGACCGCGACCTCAGCTGCCGGCGACGCCCGGGGAAGTCCCCGTCGCAAGCGGGTCACGCGCGCCTCGGGTGAGGCCGCCCAGGGGATCCAGCCGGTACGAGCCGGCCATGACGAGCCAGACGACGACCAGACTGCCGGGAGGCCCGAGCAGGGCGATCGGCAGGTGGGCGCCGAAGAAGCTGAAGAGGGCCAGCCAGACACCGGTGAGGATTCCGGGGTTCCTGAACAGAACGGGCCCGGAGAGCAAGGAGACGGTGATCAGCCACGTGGCCGCAATGACGTGGTCACCGAGACGCATCGGCATGTAGATGTCGTCGGGCACGAGGTTGAGCGTCATGATCCCGACCATCACGTCGATGGCGATCCAGCCGAACGCAGCGGCTCGGATGGTGGCGTGACATCGACCGAGGGCTCACAGGGGCAGGACGACGAGCCGTCCGGCGTCACGTCCGCCGGACGCGCGCCGCGACGCGACGCCGCGCGCAACCGAGGGCGGATCATCGATGCCGCGCGCGAGGTGTTCGCCGCCCAGGGCGTCGGAGCCGGCCTGAACGAGATCGCTCACCACGCAGGTGTCGGCATCGGCACGATCTACCGCCACTTCCCCGACAAACAGGTCCTCGTCGACGCCGCACTCGGTGACCGCTTCACGGAGTTGACGGCGCTGGTGGACCACGGCCTGGCCGCGGCCACGGCCTGGGAGGGGCTGACTCACGTCATGCGGCAGGCGGTGGCCATGAACGTCGCCGACCGCGGGCTGCGCGACATCGTTTTCAGCTCCGGGCACGGTCGGCGGCGCGCCGACGCGCTGCGTGATGGCCTGGCGCCGCGGCTGGTGCAGCTTCTCCAGCGCGCCCAGCGGGAGGGCGCGGTGCGTCCCGATCTGACGGTCGCCGACCTGGTCATGATCATGCTGATGCTCACGGAGTTCGCACACCGGATCTCTCCGGTTCGCCCGGATGCCTACAGCCGCTACCTGGAGCTGATCATCAGCTCACTGCGCCCGCAGTCGGCCGCCGATGACCTCGGTGTCGTACTGAGTGAAGCCGAGGTCCAGCAGATCGCCCGCCGATGGGCGGGCCCCACCCGCTGAGGCACGTCGCCCCTCCCCCAGCCGCCACTGCAAGCGAGACCAGCCATCACCGTCGCCCGAGGCCCCGGGCTCGGCAGTCAACACCCCTGCCCGGCCAGGCGGATCCGCGCTCCCCGAACAACGGACCGACCGACCTCGAAACGCCCGGCGCGCCCGACCAGGCCCCCAGGGGCTCTGCACTCCCCGGAGAACCACCTCCCGGATCTGCGCGCCCCCGGCTGCTCGCGCCGGCCGCTCTCCCGGCATGGCCGCCGACCGTAACCGAAAAAAGCCAAGGAGCGAGATTATCGCTAATCTATTGCATTCGTGAGAAGCCCTGTGAACACTGGGTTCCAGATGCAGAGCGCGCGACAGCGCACGAAACAGCGGGAGTACCCATGCGTGTGGCGAACATCGACGGACGGCTGACCCTGAGCCGCCCCGGTGGCCTTCTCGACGTCGCCGAGGCGAGCGGCGGTCGGTTCGGCCCGGACCCGCAGCAGGCGTTCGACGACTGGGAGGCCTTCTCCCGGTGGGCGCACGAACTCGTGCGCGACGGGCAGGCGGATTCCGGGCTGCGTCCCGCACCGGGTGACGGCGTGGTGTGGGGGCCTCCGGTCCCGCGCCCGGCCCAGGTCTTCGCCGTCGGGCTGAACTACCGCGACCACGTGATCGAGTCCGGGCTGTCCATCCCCGACGAGCCCGCCGTCTTCACCAAGTTCGCCACCTCGCTCACCGGGCACGACCGGCCGGTCACCCTGCCCGAAGGGCTGGTCGACTGGGAGGTCGAGCTCGTCGTGGTCATCGGACGCCGCTGCCACCTGGCCAGCCGCGAGACCGCCTGGTCCCATGTCGCCGGAGTCACCGTGGGCCAGGACCTGTCCGAGCGGCGGCTCCAGCTCACCGGGCCCGCGCCCCAGTTCTCCCTGGGCAAGTCGTACCCCGGCTTCGCTCCCACCGGCCCCGAACTGGTGACCGTGGACGAGCTCGCCGACCCGGACGACCTGGAGATCGGGTGCACGCTGGAGGGCGGGGAGGTGCTGCAGAAGAGCCGCACCTCCACCATGATCTTCGACGTCCCGGAGCTGATCGTCCGCCTGTCCGCCGTGTGTCCGCTGCTGCCCGGTGACCTCATCTTCACCGGCACTCCCGCCGGCGTTGGCGGAGCCCGTACCCCGCAGAAGTTCCTCGCGCCCGGTGACGTCCTCGTCAGCTGGATCGAGGGGCTCGGCGAGCTCCGCAACCCGATGCTGTCCTCCTGAACCACCGCGCCTGTCCCCGAGAGAAACAGTCCGTCTGAAGAAAGCCGGCCACCATGCCACTGCACCGCTTGACCCAGATCGTGATGGGCGTACCGAACGTCGAACAGACCGCCGCCTACTACGAGGAATTCGGCCTGACCCCCAGCACCGGCCCGCTGAACACCGTCGCCGCACCCGTGGGCGGAGTCGGCTTCTCCACCGTGGACGGCGGTGAGCAGCTGCGCATCGTGCACTCGCCCCGTCGGCGCCTGGTCGAGCTGGGCGTCGGCGCGGACGACCCGGACGACCTCGACCGGGTCGCGGCCTCCCTGTCGAAACTCGGCGTCCCCGTCGACCGAACCCCGGCCACCGTCTCCGCCGTCGACCCCGGCACCGAGCTGCTGGTCCGCGTCGAGCTCGCGCCCCGCTACGAGCAGGCGGCCACACCGCCGCCGCCGTACAACACCCCGGGGGTCAGCGCACGCCTGCACGAGCGCGCCCCGGGCATCCTGCGGGAGACCCCCGTCAGGCCGCGCAAGCTGGGACATGTCGTGCTCGGTTCCACCGCACAGGAGTTCTCGCAGCGGTTCTTCCAGGAAGGGATCGGCTTCAAGGTCAGCGACACCGTCCGTGGCCTGGCCGCCTTCATGCGCTGCTCCAGCGACCACCACAACGTGCTGGTCCAGCAGGCGCCGGTGGCCTTTCTGCACCACACGTCCTGGCAGGTCGACGACGTCGACGAGGTGGGCCGGGGTGCGACGGCCATGCTGGAGGCCGATCCCGGCCGGCACACCTGGGGCCTCGGACGGCATTTCATCGGCTCCAACTTCTTCTGGTACCTCAAGGACCCGGCCGGCACCTTCTCCGAGTACTACTCCGATCTGGACTGCATCGTCGACGACGCGCTGTGGAAGCCGAGCGAGTGGGAGGGCGCGAAGGCCCTGTGGGCCTGGGGGCCGCCCCCGCCGCCGTCCTTCCTCGCGCCCGAGGACCTCGCGGAACTCATGACGGGCGCCCACGCCGCCCCCGCCAAGTAGGAGCCCCCGACATGACCCCTCAATCGGACCGCACCACGGACAGCGACGTCCTGGTGGTCGGAGCCGGCCCGGTCGGCCTGGCGTGTGCCCTCCTCCTGGCGCGCGACGGGTGGACGGTGACCGTTCTCGAACGGTGGCCCTCCCCCTACCCCCGCCCTCGTGCCGTGCACTTCGACGACGAGGTCGCACGCCTGCTGGCCGGCGCCGGACTCGGCGACCGGCTCAGGGACCTCACCGAGCCCGCCGACACCTACGAGTGGCGCAACGCCGCCGGCGAGACACTGCTGCGATTCGACTGGTCCATGCTCGGCCCGTCCGGCTGGCCCACCGCGTCGATGATGTACCAGCCTGACCTGGAGAGGGCCCTCGTCGAAACCGCCGAAGCGGACCGGGCGATCACCATCCTGCGTGGCCACGAAGCCGTCGGCCTCGTCGAGAGGGCCGAGGGCGTACACATCACCACCCGCGACACCCACGGGGACGAGAACCACTTCACCGCACCGTGGGTCGTCGGCAGCGACGGAGCCAACAGCTTCGTGCGCACCCACATGCCGACCGGAATGCTCGACCTCGGCTTCTTCTACGACTGGCTGATCGTCGACGTCCATCCGCACGAGGAACGTGTCTGGAACCCCGTCAACCTCCAGATCTGCGACCCGGCCAGGCCCACCACCGTCGTCTCCGGAGGACCCGGGCGCAGGCGGTGGGAGTTCATGCGCATGCCGGGAGAGACGGTGGAGCAGCTCAACACCGAAGCCACCGCCTGGAGTCTCCTGGAGCCCTGGGACCTCACTCCGGACAACTGCACCCTGGAACGGCACGCCGTCTACACCTTCCAGGCGCAGTGGGCGGACATCTGGCGCTCGGGCCGGCTGCTCCTCGCGGGCGACGCAGCCCACCTGATGCCGCCCTTCGCCGGGCAGGGCATGTGCTCGGGCATCCGCGACGCGGCCAACCTCGCCTGGAAGCTCGGTCTCGTTCTCAAGGGCGAGGCCGATCCGGCGGTGCTGGACACCTACGGCGGCGAACGCGGCGCCCACGTCCAGCACGCCATCGCCAAGTCCGTCGAACTCGGCAAGGTCATCTGCGTCACCGACGCCGACGCCGCAGCCGGGCGGGACGCCGGCATGATCGGGCTCGGAGCGGACCCGGAGCGCATCCTGCCTCCGCTGCCCCCGTCCACGCTCCCCCACGGCATCATCTCAGGGGGCGCGCAGGGGCCGGATCCGTCGGCCGGGGTGCTCAGCATGCAGGCACGCGTCCGTCACCGCGGCCGTACCGGCCTGCTGGACGAGGTGGTCGGGCACGGCTTCGTGGTGGCCTCCACCGCCGACCCCCGCACCGTCCTCACGGCTGAGCAGCTCGCCTTCCTCGACCGCATCGGTGCCCGACTGCTGCAACTGGCCCCCGAAGGTGCCGAAGCCGCCGCGGAGGTCGCCGCCTTCGACGTCGACGACGTCTATCTGCCGCACCTGGCGGCAGCGGGACACATGGGCGTGGTGATCCGCCCCGACCACTACGTCTACGGCACGGCAGGCACCCCGCAGGAGTTGGCGGCCCTGGTCACCGGTCTCCGGCACCAGCTCTCCTCCCCCTCCGTCCCGACAGAGGCGGTACCCGGCTCCTCGGCCCTGGCAGGCGGCGTATGAACACGACAGACGGGAACCCTTCTCCCCCGGCACCGGTCTGGACCCCCGACCCGGCCACCGCCGCCCACTCGCGTATCGCCCGCTTCACCGAGTTCGTCGCGATCCGTACCGGTACGGCGCACGCCGACTACCGGTCGCTGTGGGAATGGTCGGTGGACGATCTCGCCGGGTTCTGGTCGGCGGTGTGGGAATTCTTCGACCTGCGCTCGAGCACCCCGTACGACGAAGTCCTCGACGAGGCGCCCATGCCGGCCACCCGCTGGTTCTCCGGCGCGCGGCTCAACTACGCCGAACACGCCCTGCGCGACGAGGGACCGCATCCGGCGATCCTCTCGGTCGGCGAGGACGGCACCACCACCCGCACCGGGCGGGACGAACTCCGGCGTCAGGTCGGCTCCTTGGCGGCCTGGATGCGCCGCAACGGCGTGACGGTCGGCGACCGGGTGGTCGGATACCTGCCCAACACCACGCACACCGTCGTCGCGTTCCTCGCCGCGGCCAGCATCGGAGCCGTATGGTCAGCCTGCGGGCAGGACTACGGGGCTCCCGGCGCCGCGACACGCTTCGCGCAGCTGGAACCCGTCATCCTGTTCGCCGCCGACGGCTACCGTTGGAACGGCAAGGAACACGATCGCCGTGCCGAATCGGACGCGCTGCGCGCCGCCCTGCCCACCGTGCGGCACACCGTCCGCGTGCCGTGCCTCGGACTTCCCGTGGACGATGACGCTCAGGTGTCCGACTGGGCCGAGGTGACCGGGGGTTCGGAGCAGCCCGTCTTCGAGCAGCTACCGTTCGACGCACCCCTGTGGGTGCTCTTCTCCTCCGGGACGACGGGCACGCCGAAGGGAATCGTGCACGGGCACGGCGGAGTGCTGCTGGACCATCACCGGCTGCTCGGTCTGCATCTCGACCTGAGTCCCGGCGACCGGTTCTTCTGGTACACCACCACGAACTGGATGATGTGGAACCTGGTGGTCTCCGGCCTGCTGATCGGCGCCACCGTCGTGCTGTACGACGGCAGCCCCACGTATCCGGAGCCCGGTCGGCTGTGGGACCTCGCGGCGGAACACCGCGCGGCCGTGCTCGGCGTGAGTCCCGGATATCTCCTCGCCTCCGCGAAGGCGGGCCTAGAACCAGGTCGTGACCTCGACCTTTCCGCTCTGCGGGGCCTCGGCTGCACCGGAGCCCCACTCCCTGCACAGCCCTACTACTGGGTCCGTGACCACGTCGGCGCACATGTCCAGGTCTCTTCCACGAGCGGGGGAACCGACATCGTCAGCGGATTCGCCGGGAGCGCGCCCACCACCCCGGTCTGGGCGGGTGAGATCTCCGCCCCGGTGCTCGGTGTCGCGTTGGAGGCCTGGGACGAGGACGGCCGTCCCGTGACCGACGAGGTGGGCGAACTCGTGGTCACCCGGCCGCTGCCGTCGATGCCCCTGTACTTCTGGAACGACCCCGACGGCTCCCGCTACCGTGACGCCTACTTCGCCTCCTATCCGGGTGCCTGGCGCCACGGTGACTGGATGACCCGTACGTCGCACGGCAGCGTCGTCGTCTCCGGCCGCTCCGACTCCACCCTCAACCGGCAGGGCGTACGGCTCGGCAGCGCCGACATCTACGCGGTCGTCGACGAGTTGCCCGGCATCCAGGAGAGCCTGGTCATCGGGGCGGAACTCGCCGACGGCACCTACTGGATGCCGCTGTTCGTCGTCATGGAAGTCGGCCACGAACTCACCGACGCGCTGCGCGACCGAATCGGCACCGCCATCCGAACGCGGGCATCGCCCCGGCACGTCCCCGACGACATCCTGGCCGTGCCGGCCGTGCCTCACACCCGGACAGGCAAGAAGCTGGAGGTGCCCGTCAAGCGTCTTCTCCAGGGTGCGCCGATCGGCAAGGTGGCCGGTCGCGAGGCCGTCGACGACATCGACGCCCTCGCGTACTTCAGCCGCTTCGCCCGATAGCACCGCTCACCGGACGGTCTCGGTGCTCTGCAACTGCCGCGAGATCGCCCGTGCGGTGGCACGCACGGCCGGTACGAACGCAGCCACGCCGATCGCACCCGACACACCCATTGACTATTTGCTATAGCGGAGTCAATGTTGCGTGCATGAGTTCCGATGCCCTCAGCCCCATGGAGACGACGTCGTTGGCCGACCAGGCCTACCGGCGGCTTCGCGCCGCCGTCCGTGAGGGATCGTTGCAACCGGGCGAGAAGATCACCGAACGCGATCTCGCCGCCCGCCTGGGGGTCAGCCCCACGCCCGTGCGTGAGGCACTGCGTCAGCTGGTGCACGAGAAGGTGGTGGAGCGCGTCGGGACCCGGGCGCTGCGGATCGCCGACCACTCGGCTTCCGCGCGTTCGGAGATCGTGGAGGCCGAGGTGCGGCTGTCGGCGCTCATGGCCCGCCTTGCCGCACGGAACGCCACCGATGCCCAGCTCGCGGATCTGGCCGGCGTGCTGGAGCGGGCCGACGCCCTGGTCGGACAGATCGAGCAGGACGTGGCCGAACACGGGGCGCACGCCGACACCACCGACAAGCTGGTGGCCATCCATCGCCTCATGCGCCGCTTCCACCACCAGGTGGAAGCGGCGGTCGGCAACCCGGTCCTCGAAGGACTGTTGCAACAGGCCCGCGCGTTCAGTGACGAGGAGCGCCTCGATCTGACGATCAAGCTCGCTCCGGAGCGCGCCGAGGCCTTCCGCCGGCGGTTCCGCGAGCATCGCAGCCTGCTCGACGCCCTGGTCGACCGGGACGAGGAGCGGGCCGAACTGCTGGCCGCACTTCACCATCGCGAGGCGCTGCATCAGCTCTCCAGCAGCTGACCGAACACCTCCGAGTGCCTGCCCATCGAACGACGACGATGGTCGGCGCACTCGTATCCCCTTGTTGCTATAGCATATGGCAAGGAGCCGCCATGCTGCATCACCACCCGGACGCGACCGCCACGGACGGCACACCCACCCTCGCGCCGCCCGCGCCCGCCCCCGGGAAACGGATGAGCGCGAGCGCGGTGCTGTGGGTCACCCTGGCGGTCTTCGCCCAGGAATCGGTCTGGAACTTCTACGACGCACAGGTCCCCGAGCAACTGCGCCACTACGTCGCGTCGGCCGGCGTCATCGGTCTGATCATGGGTCTCGACCACTCCTTGGGGATCTTCACCCAGCCGTCCGTGGGGTTCCTCTCCGACCGGCTCGTACGCCGCAGGGCGGGGCGGTGGCCGATCGTGCTCATCGGCGCCGTGATCGCCACGGTCCCGTTCGTCCTCATCCCCTGGGCGGGCAGTCTTCCCGTACTGATGGTGTGCGTCGTCGGGTT harbors:
- a CDS encoding fumarylacetoacetate hydrolase family protein is translated as MRVANIDGRLTLSRPGGLLDVAEASGGRFGPDPQQAFDDWEAFSRWAHELVRDGQADSGLRPAPGDGVVWGPPVPRPAQVFAVGLNYRDHVIESGLSIPDEPAVFTKFATSLTGHDRPVTLPEGLVDWEVELVVVIGRRCHLASRETAWSHVAGVTVGQDLSERRLQLTGPAPQFSLGKSYPGFAPTGPELVTVDELADPDDLEIGCTLEGGEVLQKSRTSTMIFDVPELIVRLSAVCPLLPGDLIFTGTPAGVGGARTPQKFLAPGDVLVSWIEGLGELRNPMLSS
- a CDS encoding TetR/AcrR family transcriptional regulator — its product is MTSTEGSQGQDDEPSGVTSAGRAPRRDAARNRGRIIDAAREVFAAQGVGAGLNEIAHHAGVGIGTIYRHFPDKQVLVDAALGDRFTELTALVDHGLAAATAWEGLTHVMRQAVAMNVADRGLRDIVFSSGHGRRRADALRDGLAPRLVQLLQRAQREGAVRPDLTVADLVMIMLMLTEFAHRISPVRPDAYSRYLELIISSLRPQSAADDLGVVLSEAEVQQIARRWAGPTR
- a CDS encoding VOC family protein: MPLHRLTQIVMGVPNVEQTAAYYEEFGLTPSTGPLNTVAAPVGGVGFSTVDGGEQLRIVHSPRRRLVELGVGADDPDDLDRVAASLSKLGVPVDRTPATVSAVDPGTELLVRVELAPRYEQAATPPPPYNTPGVSARLHERAPGILRETPVRPRKLGHVVLGSTAQEFSQRFFQEGIGFKVSDTVRGLAAFMRCSSDHHNVLVQQAPVAFLHHTSWQVDDVDEVGRGATAMLEADPGRHTWGLGRHFIGSNFFWYLKDPAGTFSEYYSDLDCIVDDALWKPSEWEGAKALWAWGPPPPPSFLAPEDLAELMTGAHAAPAK
- a CDS encoding bifunctional 3-(3-hydroxy-phenyl)propionate/3-hydroxycinnamic acid hydroxylase, translated to MTPQSDRTTDSDVLVVGAGPVGLACALLLARDGWTVTVLERWPSPYPRPRAVHFDDEVARLLAGAGLGDRLRDLTEPADTYEWRNAAGETLLRFDWSMLGPSGWPTASMMYQPDLERALVETAEADRAITILRGHEAVGLVERAEGVHITTRDTHGDENHFTAPWVVGSDGANSFVRTHMPTGMLDLGFFYDWLIVDVHPHEERVWNPVNLQICDPARPTTVVSGGPGRRRWEFMRMPGETVEQLNTEATAWSLLEPWDLTPDNCTLERHAVYTFQAQWADIWRSGRLLLAGDAAHLMPPFAGQGMCSGIRDAANLAWKLGLVLKGEADPAVLDTYGGERGAHVQHAIAKSVELGKVICVTDADAAAGRDAGMIGLGADPERILPPLPPSTLPHGIISGGAQGPDPSAGVLSMQARVRHRGRTGLLDEVVGHGFVVASTADPRTVLTAEQLAFLDRIGARLLQLAPEGAEAAAEVAAFDVDDVYLPHLAAAGHMGVVIRPDHYVYGTAGTPQELAALVTGLRHQLSSPSVPTEAVPGSSALAGGV
- a CDS encoding GntR family transcriptional regulator, which produces MSSDALSPMETTSLADQAYRRLRAAVREGSLQPGEKITERDLAARLGVSPTPVREALRQLVHEKVVERVGTRALRIADHSASARSEIVEAEVRLSALMARLAARNATDAQLADLAGVLERADALVGQIEQDVAEHGAHADTTDKLVAIHRLMRRFHHQVEAAVGNPVLEGLLQQARAFSDEERLDLTIKLAPERAEAFRRRFREHRSLLDALVDRDEERAELLAALHHREALHQLSSS
- a CDS encoding acetoacetate--CoA ligase; protein product: MNTTDGNPSPPAPVWTPDPATAAHSRIARFTEFVAIRTGTAHADYRSLWEWSVDDLAGFWSAVWEFFDLRSSTPYDEVLDEAPMPATRWFSGARLNYAEHALRDEGPHPAILSVGEDGTTTRTGRDELRRQVGSLAAWMRRNGVTVGDRVVGYLPNTTHTVVAFLAAASIGAVWSACGQDYGAPGAATRFAQLEPVILFAADGYRWNGKEHDRRAESDALRAALPTVRHTVRVPCLGLPVDDDAQVSDWAEVTGGSEQPVFEQLPFDAPLWVLFSSGTTGTPKGIVHGHGGVLLDHHRLLGLHLDLSPGDRFFWYTTTNWMMWNLVVSGLLIGATVVLYDGSPTYPEPGRLWDLAAEHRAAVLGVSPGYLLASAKAGLEPGRDLDLSALRGLGCTGAPLPAQPYYWVRDHVGAHVQVSSTSGGTDIVSGFAGSAPTTPVWAGEISAPVLGVALEAWDEDGRPVTDEVGELVVTRPLPSMPLYFWNDPDGSRYRDAYFASYPGAWRHGDWMTRTSHGSVVVSGRSDSTLNRQGVRLGSADIYAVVDELPGIQESLVIGAELADGTYWMPLFVVMEVGHELTDALRDRIGTAIRTRASPRHVPDDILAVPAVPHTRTGKKLEVPVKRLLQGAPIGKVAGREAVDDIDALAYFSRFAR